A single region of the Aeromicrobium chenweiae genome encodes:
- a CDS encoding PQQ-dependent sugar dehydrogenase, with protein sequence MERRSLLTGLAAVGAVTLLGCSRDRDDPRPKVSSTAPATTAPDPSTSAAPAAGTPQIASTIATGLNVPWGIAFLPGGDALVSQRDDGSIVRVSVDGTTTTLGSVAGSNGVPGGEGGLLGIALAPGDDSTLFAYMTTASDDRVVRMRLDGDSVGDPEPILTGIPIGSRHHGGRLLFDDEGSLYVSTGDSGNGELAQDRDSLAGKVLRIDRDGKAVTGNPFGNRTWSYGHRNIEGLALDQDGRLWAAEFGEKSADELNLIERGGNYGWPQVEGKGGDGDLIDPKVTWGTDECSPSGVAITKSTAYVGALQGECLFAVPLDGESAGKPVAHFAGDHGRIRTVAVAPDGALWVTTSNTDGRGDPTKGDDRIFRVTV encoded by the coding sequence ATGGAACGACGTTCACTCCTGACCGGTCTCGCCGCAGTCGGCGCCGTCACGCTGCTCGGGTGCAGCCGGGATCGGGACGACCCGAGGCCGAAGGTGTCCTCGACCGCTCCCGCGACCACCGCCCCCGACCCCTCGACGTCGGCCGCACCCGCTGCGGGCACACCGCAGATCGCGTCCACGATCGCGACCGGGCTGAACGTGCCGTGGGGGATCGCGTTCCTCCCCGGAGGCGACGCCCTGGTCTCGCAGCGCGACGACGGCAGCATCGTCCGGGTCTCGGTCGACGGCACGACCACGACGCTCGGCTCGGTGGCCGGCTCCAACGGAGTCCCCGGTGGGGAGGGCGGTCTGCTCGGCATCGCGCTCGCGCCGGGGGACGACAGCACGCTGTTCGCGTACATGACGACGGCGTCGGACGACCGGGTCGTCCGCATGCGTCTCGACGGGGACTCGGTGGGCGATCCCGAGCCGATCCTCACCGGCATCCCGATCGGGTCGCGGCACCACGGCGGCCGGTTGCTGTTCGACGACGAGGGATCCCTCTACGTCTCGACGGGGGACTCAGGCAACGGTGAGCTCGCGCAGGACCGCGACTCCCTGGCCGGCAAGGTGCTGCGGATCGACCGGGACGGCAAGGCCGTGACCGGCAACCCGTTCGGCAACCGGACCTGGTCGTACGGGCACCGGAACATCGAGGGCCTCGCCCTGGACCAGGACGGCCGGCTGTGGGCGGCGGAGTTCGGTGAGAAGAGCGCGGACGAGCTGAACCTCATCGAGCGCGGCGGCAACTACGGCTGGCCGCAGGTGGAGGGCAAGGGCGGTGACGGCGACCTGATCGACCCGAAGGTGACGTGGGGGACCGACGAGTGCTCGCCGTCCGGGGTCGCGATCACGAAGTCGACGGCGTACGTCGGGGCGCTGCAGGGCGAGTGCCTGTTCGCGGTCCCGCTCGACGGGGAGAGCGCCGGGAAGCCCGTAGCCCACTTCGCGGGCGACCACGGGCGCATCCGCACGGTCGCCGTCGCCCCGGACGGTGCCCTGTGGGTGACCACGAGCAACACCGACGGCCGCGGCGACCCCACCAAGGGCGACGACCGCATCTTCCGCGTCACCGTCTGA